GAAGCTCGTCGAGGCGGTCGGAATGGACAAGCGCTGCAAGGCCCTGGCCATCGACGGCTGGACGGCGCTCAGGGCCAATGTCCCGCCGAAGGAACGCCGCGGCCTCGTCCTGATCGACCCGCCCTTCGAGCAGAAGGACGAGTTCGCGACGCTCGCCGCCCAATTCATCGCCGCCCATCGCAAATGGCCGACCGGCATCTATGCGCTCTGGTATCCGATCAAGGACCGCGGGGGCGTCGAAACCCTCATGAACGATGTCCGCGATGCCGGCATCGCCCGGTTGCTGCGGCTGGAGATCGAGGTCGATCGCCCGGAGGCGGCCGGCGGTCTCGGCGCAACCGGTCTGCTGATCGCCAATCCGCCATGGCGGCTTGCCGAAGAGGCGAAGATCCTTCTCCCGGCCCTGACCGAACGTCTCGCGCAAGGGCCGCGGCCGCGCTATCTCTGCGAACCGATCCGCTCCGACGGCTGATCGTCTTCCGTCTCGTCCCAGCAAGGGTTTTGTCGATGCTCGTCCTGCGCTCCTCCCCCGCTTCGCCCTTCGGCCGCAAGGTCAAGATGGCGGCTATCGAACTCGAGCTCACGGACCGCATCGAGATCGTCGCGGCCGATACGAACGATCCTTCCGAGCCGCTGCGCCAGCAGAATCCGCTCGGCAAGATCCCGACGCTGATCCTGGAAGACGGCACGACGCTGTTCGATTCCCGCGTCATCGTCGACTATCTCGACCATATCGCCGGCGGAAAGATCATCCCGGCCGGCGACGCGCGCTTTGAGCAGCTACGCCTGCAGGCCTTGGCCGACGGCATCTGCGATGCCGCCCTGCTTCAGGTCTACGAAGGGCGCTACCGCGCAGAGGAAGGCCGCAATGCCAACTGGCTGGCGCATCAGGACGGCAAGGTTGGCCGCGGACTCGCCGCACTGGAAGCCGCGCCGCCTGCTTTCCCGAATCGCCCTCGAATCGGCGAAATCGCGCTGGCCTGCGCGCTCGGCTATCTCGATCTGCGATTCGAGGGGAAATGGCGCGCTGCTCATCCGAAGCTGGTCGCCTGGCTCGATGATTTCGCCGCCCGCGTCCCCGCCTTCGAGACGACGCGCTTCAAAGGCTGAACAGCGCGAGCGCAGCACGGCGTCGGGCATACCGACGTCGTCACGAATCTGGTCCGCCGGCAGTCAAAAGCTGCCGGCTTTTTCTATCGCCGAGGCTCAGCGGCCCCCGTCATCAAGACAACAAAAAACCCGGTGGCCGAGGCCACCGGGTTCGTTCCGTCTCCGGGAGGAGAGATCAGAACTTGTAGCTGAGGCGAGCGCGGACGACCGAGAAGTCGGCGCCGACCTTGCTGGTGCCAATGTTGTTGATGATGTTCTTCTCGCCGAGGTCGACGTAGAGGTACTCGACGCCGGCAACCAGGTTGTTGGTGAAGGCGTACTCGAGGCCCGCGCCGATGGCATAGCCGCCGGTGTGGGTGCGGTCGGACGAGAAGCCGATGCTCGGGATCGAGGTCTTCACGTTGCCGTAGGCCCAACCACCGGTGACGTAGGGCATCCAACGATCGATGGCCCAGCCGAGACGGGCGCGGACGGTACCGAAGTACTCGGTCTTGACGCTCGTGCCGAAAATGTTGCCGCCGGAGCTCAGGTCAGCGCCCTGGAAGTCGGCTTCGGCGCCGAGCACGAACTGGCCGATCTGGTAGTTGTAGCCGACCTGGCCGCCACCGATGAAGCCGTCGAGATCGCCGACCTGACCGAGGTTGTTAGTGCTCGTGTTGCCCCAGCCGTAGCCGGCGTTGGCACCGACGTAGAAGCCGGTCCAGGTGAAGACGGGGACGTAGATCGGGGCAGCGATCGGGCCCTTGCGCGACGGCAGGTCAGCGGCAGAGGCGGCGCCAGCGGCGAGGATGCCGAGCGCTGCAACGCTCGCAAGCAGGTACTTCTTCATGATAAACTCCTTAGTCGTCGCAGCGCCAACGGGCCGGCAGGTGATTTCGATGGACCCTGTATAAGACGGGGCAGCGGTTTTGTCTGTTGCACTGGAAGCACATCTGCATTGCAGACCGCGGCAGAAATGCGGCACGAATGCGATGACTGCATGCAAATAGGTAAAGCCAGGTTAACCACGCTCCTCCCGACATCAATGGTAAATCGAATACTAATAAAGCGCTAAACCCGGCTCGTTGACCGCGGCTGATCGGGGCTAAAAACGCGGGAGATCACGCAAGGTTCCGGCAATTTTTAGCGCGTGCAGGCCCGCTCTCCGTTCCAACCTTGCCGCACCGCACTGGGCATGCTTAAGCCTTGAAATCACAAGGATTGATCGAAACCGTGCCGCCCCTCTCGATTTTCATCATCGCGCAGAACGAAGCGGACCGGATCGGGCGCACCATCGAGGCTGCCCGCGCGCTCAGCGACGATATCGTGGTGGTCGATTCCGGTTCGACCGATGGAACGCAAGCCCTCGCAGAATCGCTCGGCGCCCGGGTGATCTTCAATTCATGGCCGGGCTACGGCCGGCAGAAGCGCTTCGCCGAAGAACAATGTCGCCATGATTGGCTCCTGAACCTCGATGCCGACGAGGTGCTGCCTCCCGATCTCGTCGCCGAGATCGCCGCGCTCTTCACCCGCGGGCCAGCAGCCGATGCCTACAAGATCAGAATCGCGGAGATATTCCCCGGCGAGAAAGCGCCACACCGCTTCGCCTATGCGCTCGCCCCCGTGCGGCTCTATCGGAAGAGCTGGGGCCGATACTCGCTCTCCCCGGTGCATGACCGTGTCGACCTGCAGCCCGGCACGAAGGTCGGGCGCCTGAAGGGAACGGTCCACCACTTCTCGGTCCGCTCCCTCGGCGAGCAGATGGAGAAGCTCAATGCCTATAGCGATGCGCAGGCCGACGATCTCGATGCCCGCGGCGAGACGCTCTCGGCATTTCGGCTGGTCGCCGAATTCCCAGCGAACTTCTTCAAAGCCTATATCGGGCGCCGCCACGCGCTACGCGGCGTCTACGGCTTCATGACCGCGATGAACTACGCCTTCTATCGCTATCTGCGCGTCGCCAAGCACTGGGAACGCCGGCTTCAGCGGCGCTCCGCCATTGAAGCCCCGGTAACGCCTGCCGACCCGGCCCGCTCCTCCAATGACTGAGGTCGCTATGGTCACCGGCGGCGCCCGGCGAATCGGCCGCGCGATCGCCACGGGACTGGCGAAAGCCGGCTATGCCGTCGCGATCCATCACGGCGACAGCCGCGGCGAGGCCGAAGCTCTCGCTGCAGAACTTCGGCTCACCGGAGCCTCCTGCTGCACGCTTTCGGCGGACCTCGCCGATTCGCAGGCCGCGGCAGCCCTGATTCCGGCAGCCGCGAGGGAGCTGGGGCCGGTGACGCTGCTCGTCAACAGCGCCGCCAGCTTCATCGATGACGACGTCCGCTCGCTCGATGTGGCGGCATGGGACCGCCAGTTCGCGATCAACCTTCGTGCGCCCTCGCTGCTGATCGGCGCCCTGGCCGAGCATCTGCCGGAGGGCATGAACGGCGCGGTCGTCAATATCGTCGACCAGCGCGTCTGGAAGCTGACGCCGCAATATTATTCCTACACCTTGACCAAGGCCGCGCTGCTCACCGCAACCCGGACGCTGGCGCAGGCGCTCGCTCCACGGATTCGCGTCAACGCGGTCGGCCCCGGCCCGACCTTTCCCAATGCCTATGACGGTCCCGCGCTGATGGAGCAGGAGGCAGCCGCCACCCTGCTCGGCCATCGGGTCTCCCCCGACGAGATCGCCGACGCGGTGCTTTATCTGGCGCAGGCGCGCTCGGTCACCGGCCAGATGATCGCCGTCGACGCCGGCCAACACCTGGGCTGGCGCACGCCCGACATCGTCGGCTGAGTCTCAGACCGCACCGTCCGGGCGATAGGCTTCGCGCCCGCTCGCCAGCGCTGAATCGAGCAATTCGAGGCGGTCCTGCCCCCAGAACACCTCGCCATCGAGCACATAGCTGGGCGCACCGAAGACGCCGGCCTCGATGGCTTGCCCCAATGTCGCCTCGTAGCGTTGCCTGATCGGCGGGCTGTCGGCCGCGGCGAGCAGCGCCAGCCCGTCAAGCCCGGCTCGCGCGGCGCAGGCGAGAAGCGCCTCGGGCTGCGTCATATCCTCGTCCCGGGCCCAGAGGCCGGCCATCACGTCGCTGATGAACGCGAAGGGATCGCCGCCGGCAGCCAGGATCGCGATCGTCATGCGGTCGGCCTGGGACGGATCGAAGGGAAAATGCCGGGGCTGCAGGACGAGCGGCACGCCGCGTCGCTCGCGCCAGCGCTGCAGATCGAGCAGCCTGTAGCGTTGCCGAACCGGATGCCGCTTCGGCAAGGGCAGCCCGCCCGTCTCGTCAAAAACGGAGCGAAGCGGCATCGGCCGGTAGTCGATGGTGCAGCCATGCCGGCGAGCGATATCGTGGAAGACAGCATTGCCGAGATAGGTCCAGGGCGAATGCAGCGAGAAATAATAAGCGATCGAACGGGACAAGGCGGCCTCTCAAGCGTCTTCGGCCACGCAGCATCGCCGCTGCGGGAACCGCCGCGCAAGGTCCAGGCCGTGCGTAGCGCGCAGCCCGGCCCCGCAAAGAGCCGGGCTGCCGTATCGCGTTGCTTGCTCAGGCGGTCTTGTTCTTGAGCGCGCCGATGATCGCGGTCAGGATCGCGCCGCCCGCACCACCGGCGATCAGGTTGGTCAGGACACTGCCGACGCTGAGATTGCCGCCCTGCGCCGCCGCGCTGATCGCCGGCAGCAGGAGCGGTATCAGCTGGCCGAGCACGCCGCCGCCGACGAGTCCGGAAATCGTATTGCCCAATGTCCCGAGATCGAAGCTTGGACTGGCCTTGCCGGCCGCATTGCCGCCGATCGCACCGGCGATCAGGTTCATCAGGATCTGTTCCATCTCGGCCCCCGCATCTGGAATGCATCGCCCGAAGAACGTCTCTAAGCCGCGGAAGCGATGCATTCCGACCAGCCGGGAGCGACGATGACTCCGCTGTCGGGCCGCGACAAGCGCAGCAGCCGAACCGTCAACCGCTTTCCGGTCAATCGAGGGCGATCGCCGAGATCAGCCGCCCGTAATCCGGCTCGCCGCGATGCGTGGTGCGCCGATAGCTGAAGAATCGCTGCTCATCGCCATAGGTGCACAGCGCCATGTCGACGAATCGACCGATCCCGGCCTCCTGCGCCTTGAGCGCGATGAAGGCCGGAAGATCGAACATCGCATGGGCCGCCCGCTCGGACGCCGTGAAGAAGCGGGAATAGGTCCGGTTCTCCGCCTTGAAGCGCTCGATGAACTCGGGCCCGACCTCGTAGGCCTTGGCGCTGATCGTGGGCCCGAGCACGGCAACGATGCGCTCCCGCCGCGCGCCGAGCTTCTCCATCGCGGTGACCGTCGCACCGACGATGCCGGTAAACGCGCCCTTCCAGCCGGAATGCGCCGCGCCGATGACCCGCGCCTCGCTGTCGGCGAACAGGATCGGTCCGCAATCGGCCGTGGACACGCCGAGCGCGACATGCGGCGCAGTCGTCACCATCGCATCCGCCTTCGGGCGCTCACCCGGCCAGGGGCCGGTGACGACAGCCACATCGGCGGAATGCACCTGATAGAGGCTGACCAGATTCGCCGGCTCGACTTCGAGATGCCGCGCCATCCGCGCGCGGTTCTCGGTGATCGCCGCAGGATCGTCGTTCGAGCCCAGCCCGCCATTCAGCGAAGTGTAGATGCCGGTCGAGGCGCCGCCCTCACGCGTGAAGAAGGCGTGGCGGATGCCGGCTTCGCCGGCGAGTTCACGGGCGGTGATGAACATGGCGTGGTCCGGTTGGCGCGAATCCGCAGATGGTTCCGCTGAAATCAGCCCTGCTCTGGCAGCCGATGAAGGTCAAATCCGGGCAAGGGCGGCAGGCCGGGGTGGGATAGCGCGAAAACCTTGAACAAATCGCCCATCCCGGTCTCCCCTTCTTCGGTCAGCCGATCGAAAGCGGCAGAGATTGCAGCCTGCTGGTCAGGAGCTGCCTTGAGCGAAAGCGCCTGCGCCCGCTGCGCGAGACCCAACGCCAGCAGGAAATCGCGCTGGCTAGCCGGGCCATGCAGCGCCGCGCCAGCCTTGAGCGCTGCCTGCCCCATACGCTCGAAATCGACATGCACGGTGAGATCCGCCTCCCCCGGCTCGGCCAGCGGATCGACGAAGCCATGCCGCTTCATCGCCTGCAGCGTGTCGCCGAAGCCGGATCGCGCCGAGCCGTAATCGATGAACAGCGCCGCCCCGCCTTCCGCCGCGACATGGCTCGCGATCTGCCTGACGATGTCGAGCGCCAGGCTAGGCTGCTCGAAGGTGGCCCCGGCCGGCCCCGCGATATGCAACGTCTCCTCGCGCGCGGCAGCCAAACCGAAGGCAAGGCCGCCATCCGCATCGAGCCCCACCAGCCGCGCGCGCCAGCCTTCCGGCGTCATCACGAACTGGTCGAGCGGCAGGGCATCGAGGAATTCATTGGCGACGACGATCACGGGGCCGGACAGGGCGTCGCCGACATTGTCGTGCCAGACCGGATCGATGCCTTTCAACGCGGCCGCCTGCCGCTCGCGCAGAACCGGGTTCGTCTCAACGAGATGCACCGAGACCGCCTCGCGAAAGCCCGGAACGATGCGGGTCGCCCGCAGCATGTCGGCCATCAGCGTGCCCCGCCCCGGCCCGAGCTCGATCAGGCGCAGTCGCGAGGGTGTCCCCATCGCCTGCCAGAGATGGGCTGCCCAAAGCCCGATCAGCTCGCCGAACATCTGGCTGATCTCGGGCGCCGTGGTGAAGTCGCCTTCCTGCCCGAAGGGATCGCGCGTCATGTAGTAGCCATGGCGTGGATGCCCGAGCGCCAGCGCCATGTAGCGGCCGATTCCGATCGGCCCCTCCTGCCGGATCAGCTCGACGATCTCGGCCTTGAGGGCATTCACGCACGCACCTCGCCCTGCGGCCCGCGCCGGCTCCGCAGCACGAGCCAAAGACCTGCGAAGAAGACCGGCAGCGAGAGCAGCATGCCCATGGTGATGCCGCCGGAAAGCGCATCGACCGAAGCGCCGAACAGGAAGCCGAGCTGCGGGTCGGGCTCGCGGAAGAACTCGCAGACGATCCGGGCCAGCGCATAGCCCATGCCGAACACGCCGGCGACGAGGCCCGGCCGCTTGAAGCCGCCGAAGCGGACAACGAGGTTCACCAGGACGAAGAGCAGGATGCCTTCGCCGAGCGCCTCGTAGAGTTGGCTCGGATGGCGCGGCACTGGTCCGCCATGGGGAAAGACCATCGCATAGGCGAAATCCGGCGCCGGCCGGCCCCAGAGCTCGCCATTGATGAAATTGGCAATGCGCCCGAGAAAGAGTCCAATCGGCACGACCGCCGCCGCCAGATCGAACACCGACAGGGCCGGGTATCCGCGCCGCTTGGCGAAGAGCCACAGGCCCAAGGTCGCGCCGAGCAGCCCGCCATGGAAGGACATGCCGCCCTGCCAGATCGCGAAGATGTCCTGCGGGCGCTCGAGATAACGCGCCAGATCGTAGAACAGCACGAAGCCGATCCGCCCGCCCAGCACGACGCCGAAGGCGACGAACAGCAGCATGTCGTCGAGCTCTTCCGGCTTCGGCCGCGCCCGCCCCGCCCAGAGACTATCGGCTGCGACCAGCCGGCGCGCATACCACCAGCCGCCGAGCAGGCCGACGACATAGGCGAGCCCGTACCATTTGATCGCGAGCGGCCCGAGCTGGACCGCGACGGGATCGATCATCGGGAAGGGAATGGCGAAGACGGGCATGGGCAGGGTCCGGTAGCGGGCGAACGGTGATGGCCGCCCGCCCGCTGACTGGTCAAGGAAAAAGGCTTGCGCGTGGCACGCTGCCTCAGAGCTTGACGATCAGCTTCCCGAAATTCCGGCCTTCCAGCAGCCCGATGAAGGCTTCCGGCGCATTCTCCAGGCCCTGGACGATGTCTTCTTTATATTTGACGGCGCCATCCGCGATCCAGCGGGCCATCTCCTGCCGGAAGGTCGGCGCCTGGGCTGCGGCGAATTCACGCTGGATGAAGCCGCGGATCGTCAGGCTCTTCGAAAGCACCTGTCGCATCAGCACCGGCAGCCGGTCCGGGCCCGGAAAATCGCCGCTCGCATTGTATTGCGCGACGAGACCGCAGACCGGAATGCGCGCGAAGGTGTTGAGCAGCGGGAAGACGGCATCCCAGACATGCCCGCCGACATTCTCGAAATAGACGTCGATGCCGTCCGGACAGGCGGCCGCGAGCTTGCCCGCCATGTCGGGATCGCGATGGTCGATGACCGCGTCGAAGCCGAAGGTATCGCGCACGAAGGCGCATTTCTCCGCCCCGCCGGCGATGCCGACAGCCCGCGCCCCCTTGATGCGGGCGATCTGCCCTACGGCCGAGCCGACTGGCCCGCTCGCCGCCGCCACGACCACGGTCTCGCCCGGCTTGGGCTGGCCGATCGTCAGCAGCCCGGCATAGGCGGTGAAGCCCGGCATGCCCAACACGCCGAGCGCCGTCGTCACCGGTGCGCTCGCCGGATCGAGCTTGCGCAGCTGCGAGCCGCTGGCCACCGCATGCGACTGCCAGCCGGAATGGGAGAGCACGATGTCGCCCGGCTTGAAATCGGGATCGCGACTTTCGAGCACCTCGGCCACGGTGCCGCCTTCCATCACCTGCCCGATCTCGACGGGAGCGGAATAGGATTTCGCTGCGCTCATCCGCCCGCGCATGTAGGGATCGAGCGACAGGTAGAGGACCTTGAGGAGCACCTGCCCATCGGAGATCGTTGGGATAGGGGCATGCTCCAGCCTGAAATTCGCCGGGCTGGGACGCCCTTCCGGACGGGAGGCAAGGACGATTTGAACGCTGTCAGGCTGGGGCATGAGCTTCGATCCTCGGTGATATCTGCCGCGTAAGGCTGTCTTCTCATATTGGCCCGACAGCGAACGACCGGCACCACCTACGATCTGCATTTCCGGACGAGGCAGGACGCATTCCGAGCATGACACGGCTAACGACGGTTGATCGCTCCCTCTCCTGACATGACGAAGGCGCTCCGGCATCCTACATGGAGGCCATGAATCGCGAACGTCAGGACGATCTGCCGCAGGACGAGTTCGAGGACGAGGAGGACGGTCTCCTCGCGCCCGAGCCTGCGCTCGATCTGGCGGAGGCCGCCCCCGGCGCGCTCAAGGCCGGCATCGAGGTCATTCAGCAATTCGCGAAGCATCTGCCGAACAAGCCCGGCGTTTACCGGATGTTCGATCGCGCCGGCGACGTGCTCTATGTCGGCAAGGCCAAGAGCCTGAAGAACCGCGTCACGGCCTATGCCCGCGGCATGGCCCACACCAATGCCGTGGCGCGCATGATCGCCGAGACGGCGAACATGGAATTCGTCACCACCGGCACCGAGACCGAGGCGCTGCTGCTCGAGTCCAACCTGATCAAGCAGCTCCGTCCGCGCTACAACGTGCTGCTGCGCGACGACAAATCGTTTCCCTATATCCTGCTGACGGGGGACCACGAGGCGCCGGCCCTCTTCAAGCATCGCGGCTCGCGCCATCGCAAGGGTGATTATTTCGGCCCCTTCGCCTCGGTCTGGGCGGTGAAACGCACCATCGATGCGTTGCAGAAGGCCTTCCTGATCCGCACCTGCTCGGATTCATTCTACGAGAACCGCACGCGGCCCTGCCTGCTCTTCCAGATCAAGCGCTGCGCCGGCCCGTGCACCGGTGAAATCTCGATCCCCGACTATCAGGCCCTCGCCGGTCAGGCGCGCGACTTCCTCTCGGGGCGCTCCTCGGCGGTGAAGCAGTTGCTCTCGACCCGGATGCAGGCGGCGGCGGAAGAGCTCGAATTCGAAAAGGCCGCACGCTATCGCGACCGCCTCGCCGCACTCTCGGCCGTGCAGGCCGGGCAGGACATCAACACGCAGGGCGTCGAGGAGGCCGATGTCTTCGCCATCGACGAGCAGGCCGGGCAGTTCTGCGTCGAGATCTTCTTCTTCCGCAATCACCAGAACTGGGGCAACCGCGCGCTTTTTCCGCGCGCCGACCGCTCGCTGACGCCAGCCGAGGTGCTCGCCTCGGTCGTCACCCAGTTCTACGACGACAAGCCGCCGCCACGCGTCGTCCTGCTCTCGCATCCGGTCGAGGAGATCGAGCTGATCGGCCAGGCCTTGTCGGCCCGCGCCGGCCGCAAGGTCGAGGTCGCCCATCCCAAGCGCGGCGAGCGCGCCGACCTAATGGCGCATGCCGTCAAGAACGCGCGCGAGGCGCTGTCGCGCAAGCTCGCCGATAATGCCGGCCAGAGCGCCCTGCTCTCCGCGCTCGGCGCGGCCTTCGGCATCGAGAAGGCGCCGCGCCGCGTC
Above is a genomic segment from Bosea sp. NBC_00550 containing:
- the pgeF gene encoding peptidoglycan editing factor PgeF; the protein is MFITARELAGEAGIRHAFFTREGGASTGIYTSLNGGLGSNDDPAAITENRARMARHLEVEPANLVSLYQVHSADVAVVTGPWPGERPKADAMVTTAPHVALGVSTADCGPILFADSEARVIGAAHSGWKGAFTGIVGATVTAMEKLGARRERIVAVLGPTISAKAYEVGPEFIERFKAENRTYSRFFTASERAAHAMFDLPAFIALKAQEAGIGRFVDMALCTYGDEQRFFSYRRTTHRGEPDYGRLISAIALD
- a CDS encoding class I SAM-dependent methyltransferase; amino-acid sequence: MNALKAEIVELIRQEGPIGIGRYMALALGHPRHGYYMTRDPFGQEGDFTTAPEISQMFGELIGLWAAHLWQAMGTPSRLRLIELGPGRGTLMADMLRATRIVPGFREAVSVHLVETNPVLRERQAAALKGIDPVWHDNVGDALSGPVIVVANEFLDALPLDQFVMTPEGWRARLVGLDADGGLAFGLAAAREETLHIAGPAGATFEQPSLALDIVRQIASHVAAEGGAALFIDYGSARSGFGDTLQAMKRHGFVDPLAEPGEADLTVHVDFERMGQAALKAGAALHGPASQRDFLLALGLAQRAQALSLKAAPDQQAAISAAFDRLTEEGETGMGDLFKVFALSHPGLPPLPGFDLHRLPEQG
- the lgt gene encoding prolipoprotein diacylglyceryl transferase, which codes for MPVFAIPFPMIDPVAVQLGPLAIKWYGLAYVVGLLGGWWYARRLVAADSLWAGRARPKPEELDDMLLFVAFGVVLGGRIGFVLFYDLARYLERPQDIFAIWQGGMSFHGGLLGATLGLWLFAKRRGYPALSVFDLAAAVVPIGLFLGRIANFINGELWGRPAPDFAYAMVFPHGGPVPRHPSQLYEALGEGILLFVLVNLVVRFGGFKRPGLVAGVFGMGYALARIVCEFFREPDPQLGFLFGASVDALSGGITMGMLLSLPVFFAGLWLVLRSRRGPQGEVRA
- a CDS encoding NADP-dependent oxidoreductase, translating into MPQPDSVQIVLASRPEGRPSPANFRLEHAPIPTISDGQVLLKVLYLSLDPYMRGRMSAAKSYSAPVEIGQVMEGGTVAEVLESRDPDFKPGDIVLSHSGWQSHAVASGSQLRKLDPASAPVTTALGVLGMPGFTAYAGLLTIGQPKPGETVVVAAASGPVGSAVGQIARIKGARAVGIAGGAEKCAFVRDTFGFDAVIDHRDPDMAGKLAAACPDGIDVYFENVGGHVWDAVFPLLNTFARIPVCGLVAQYNASGDFPGPDRLPVLMRQVLSKSLTIRGFIQREFAAAQAPTFRQEMARWIADGAVKYKEDIVQGLENAPEAFIGLLEGRNFGKLIVKL
- a CDS encoding outer membrane protein produces the protein MKKYLLASVAALGILAAGAASAADLPSRKGPIAAPIYVPVFTWTGFYVGANAGYGWGNTSTNNLGQVGDLDGFIGGGQVGYNYQIGQFVLGAEADFQGADLSSGGNIFGTSVKTEYFGTVRARLGWAIDRWMPYVTGGWAYGNVKTSIPSIGFSSDRTHTGGYAIGAGLEYAFTNNLVAGVEYLYVDLGEKNIINNIGTSKVGADFSVVRARLSYKF
- the uvrC gene encoding excinuclease ABC subunit UvrC, which codes for MNRERQDDLPQDEFEDEEDGLLAPEPALDLAEAAPGALKAGIEVIQQFAKHLPNKPGVYRMFDRAGDVLYVGKAKSLKNRVTAYARGMAHTNAVARMIAETANMEFVTTGTETEALLLESNLIKQLRPRYNVLLRDDKSFPYILLTGDHEAPALFKHRGSRHRKGDYFGPFASVWAVKRTIDALQKAFLIRTCSDSFYENRTRPCLLFQIKRCAGPCTGEISIPDYQALAGQARDFLSGRSSAVKQLLSTRMQAAAEELEFEKAARYRDRLAALSAVQAGQDINTQGVEEADVFAIDEQAGQFCVEIFFFRNHQNWGNRALFPRADRSLTPAEVLASVVTQFYDDKPPPRVVLLSHPVEEIELIGQALSARAGRKVEVAHPKRGERADLMAHAVKNAREALSRKLADNAGQSALLSALGAAFGIEKAPRRVEVYDNSHIMGTNAVGGMIVAGPDGFMKSHYRTFNISTDTIAGDDFGMMREVLTRRFAKLAKEGGISLGPHPEEAAPAVVSKDASEGDGAAIIILPDAPDAATQDGPLPGKSRKTPKARKDEDGFPSRPDLVIVDGGKGQFEAARKIMAELGATDIPLVAIAKGADRNAMRETFHMVGREPFKLQPRDPALYFIQRLRDEAHRFAIGTHRAKRKRETMKNPLDEIPGIGPSRKRALLLHFGTVKAIQRAKLDDLMRTPGVNAATAKAVHDFFHDA
- a CDS encoding SDR family oxidoreductase; translation: MTEVAMVTGGARRIGRAIATGLAKAGYAVAIHHGDSRGEAEALAAELRLTGASCCTLSADLADSQAAAALIPAAARELGPVTLLVNSAASFIDDDVRSLDVAAWDRQFAINLRAPSLLIGALAEHLPEGMNGAVVNIVDQRVWKLTPQYYSYTLTKAALLTATRTLAQALAPRIRVNAVGPGPTFPNAYDGPALMEQEAAATLLGHRVSPDEIADAVLYLAQARSVTGQMIAVDAGQHLGWRTPDIVG
- a CDS encoding 23S rRNA (adenine(2030)-N(6))-methyltransferase RlmJ; the protein is MNYRHGFHAGNFADVLKHVVLTRILLHLAAKPTPYRIIDTHAGSGRYDLSSEEALRTHEWKDGVARIEQSPLAPAAEELLAPYRAALAGIRALHGPGAYPGSPWFCRHVMRPDDRLIAAELHPPTYQKLVEAVGMDKRCKALAIDGWTALRANVPPKERRGLVLIDPPFEQKDEFATLAAQFIAAHRKWPTGIYALWYPIKDRGGVETLMNDVRDAGIARLLRLEIEVDRPEAAGGLGATGLLIANPPWRLAEEAKILLPALTERLAQGPRPRYLCEPIRSDG
- a CDS encoding glutathione S-transferase, which gives rise to MLVLRSSPASPFGRKVKMAAIELELTDRIEIVAADTNDPSEPLRQQNPLGKIPTLILEDGTTLFDSRVIVDYLDHIAGGKIIPAGDARFEQLRLQALADGICDAALLQVYEGRYRAEEGRNANWLAHQDGKVGRGLAALEAAPPAFPNRPRIGEIALACALGYLDLRFEGKWRAAHPKLVAWLDDFAARVPAFETTRFKG
- a CDS encoding glycosyltransferase family 2 protein, which encodes MPPLSIFIIAQNEADRIGRTIEAARALSDDIVVVDSGSTDGTQALAESLGARVIFNSWPGYGRQKRFAEEQCRHDWLLNLDADEVLPPDLVAEIAALFTRGPAADAYKIRIAEIFPGEKAPHRFAYALAPVRLYRKSWGRYSLSPVHDRVDLQPGTKVGRLKGTVHHFSVRSLGEQMEKLNAYSDAQADDLDARGETLSAFRLVAEFPANFFKAYIGRRHALRGVYGFMTAMNYAFYRYLRVAKHWERRLQRRSAIEAPVTPADPARSSND
- a CDS encoding 2-hydroxychromene-2-carboxylate isomerase — protein: MSRSIAYYFSLHSPWTYLGNAVFHDIARRHGCTIDYRPMPLRSVFDETGGLPLPKRHPVRQRYRLLDLQRWRERRGVPLVLQPRHFPFDPSQADRMTIAILAAGGDPFAFISDVMAGLWARDEDMTQPEALLACAARAGLDGLALLAAADSPPIRQRYEATLGQAIEAGVFGAPSYVLDGEVFWGQDRLELLDSALASGREAYRPDGAV